A single genomic interval of Noviherbaspirillum saxi harbors:
- a CDS encoding FAD-dependent monooxygenase, with translation MKVAIVGGGPSGLFLAILLKKRMTDVVIEVYEQNPRDATFGFGVVMADTGLNRISQADPELSAELMSAMHFNDRQTIISNETPIVVTKPGQGGGAIPRIKLLSILADHTAKLGIDVRYNCHIDDVADIQADIIVGADGVNSLVRSKDEEAFGTSRRSLSNHFAWFGTHKVFANPALVFRRFRGGYFIAHYYPYSDAMSTFVAECDHQTWVDLHMEEMTLEQRQELFETIFSGELDGFPLISNNSTWRQFPVIRNKNWHSGNKVLIGDALSSAHFSIGSGTRIAMEDAIALADAICANPTDINAAFAAYVNQRGPEKDKLINASEKSFTWYEHIREWMDAYSPYEFVYRFMTRTGRVDRERLQRHYPELLKKIEEAGIITDMEPT, from the coding sequence ATGAAAGTGGCTATCGTTGGCGGAGGCCCATCGGGGCTTTTCCTCGCCATACTGCTGAAGAAGCGGATGACGGATGTCGTCATTGAAGTGTATGAGCAAAATCCGAGGGACGCGACGTTCGGCTTTGGTGTAGTGATGGCCGATACCGGCTTGAACCGGATCAGCCAAGCCGACCCGGAACTCTCTGCCGAACTGATGAGTGCGATGCACTTTAACGATCGGCAGACAATTATCAGCAATGAGACGCCGATTGTGGTCACAAAGCCCGGCCAGGGCGGCGGCGCAATTCCACGCATCAAGCTGCTGTCCATCTTGGCCGATCACACTGCCAAGTTAGGTATTGACGTGCGCTACAACTGCCATATCGATGACGTTGCAGACATTCAGGCCGACATCATCGTCGGGGCGGATGGTGTCAATTCGCTCGTTCGCAGCAAGGATGAAGAGGCATTCGGCACATCACGCCGCTCCCTGTCGAACCATTTTGCGTGGTTCGGCACGCATAAGGTCTTTGCCAATCCTGCATTGGTGTTCCGTCGTTTCAGGGGCGGTTACTTCATTGCGCATTATTATCCGTACAGCGATGCGATGAGTACGTTTGTCGCCGAATGTGATCATCAGACCTGGGTCGATCTTCACATGGAGGAAATGACATTGGAACAGCGACAGGAACTGTTCGAGACGATCTTCAGTGGTGAACTCGATGGATTCCCTCTCATCTCGAATAATTCAACGTGGCGTCAATTTCCGGTTATCCGCAATAAGAACTGGCACTCTGGAAACAAAGTTCTGATCGGCGATGCATTAAGCAGTGCACATTTCTCCATCGGCTCCGGGACACGGATTGCGATGGAAGACGCCATTGCGCTGGCAGACGCGATCTGTGCCAACCCGACTGACATTAATGCGGCCTTCGCTGCTTACGTGAACCAGCGCGGTCCCGAAAAAGATAAGCTGATCAACGCGTCTGAAAAGTCATTCACTTGGTACGAACACATTCGCGAATGGATGGACGCCTATAGTCCCTACGAGTTTGTATATCGCTTCATGACGCGTACCGGTCGGGTCGACCGTGAACGACTGCAGCGTCATTATCCGGAGCTTCTTAAGAAGATCGAAGAAGCCGGCATTATTACTGACATGGAGCCAACATGA